In a genomic window of Xylophilus rhododendri:
- a CDS encoding chromosomal replication initiator protein DnaA — translation MAAEFNPSSSLQNASANSKISVLTVLTQGLIALKTQQSQNLPGGKSSKSEVIAEQKLPPNEVSEEMRNLLGLKSGFKSHDNIDTSTETFPNDGHDHGRNGRSKRDLRAMQDRYGRYHYVTTLVEVQPGGQFLPWADGFYRYYHKGVLQGQNIYIAGLDGRFYQVFQPNRADMAPGNVYVQGRTGIQATQAPPPASTSRNPSLPYWGPNQSDQPPASTADPRKADYQNFGWFDANPARPDQRLNHAAAHPGFQAAQPVNPGAFGSHDRPNEPTRPPYIPSATGRDPSKAFYGSNQSDKPETGTRNPGQADNNKFHWTAATRSPMVHSPSTSTRRLSTKPPAPLYQSRYDENGQPVDESEDYTAVTDYYGRTIKTHVVGYDMNGKKIYSHVGPRKLIGMLPNKTAVYGDYERVLIGWDENRRPVYLGDNFKQGTIDPQYLGRTASTPSYGKGFEFADTNWWEHNYTTTTRAPRIYISTSRPSNLNIYDKHGHFIGDAETGRARGRPGQHTHDGPGNRLGNNGDIPETTTKDPRAAIYPVALDRSGKPTRINQAWRTPTDRLAPDYGPNNDPAYQQRYSAAGRSSQRYGNSSNRASWQLARPKYPQYFIFEDITYRAMNQALATVRSKRQIGVKLTEPAPPPFKPATVLSTVKTWPSTPHEKISTKCNRTISTPLRGSKSR, via the coding sequence ATGGCTGCGGAATTCAATCCTTCGTCCTCTCTCCAAAACGCATCGGCAAATTCCAAAATTTCAGTGTTGACCGTTTTGACTCAAGGCCTGATTGCTCTAAAAACACAGCAGTCGCAGAATTTACCAGGGGGCAAGAGCTCAAAATCCGAGGTCATTGCGGAACAAAAGCTACCGCCCAACGAAGTCAGCGAGGAAATGAGAAACCTGCTTGGCCTCAAGTCAGGCTTCAAAAGCCATGACAATATCGACACGTCAACCGAGACTTTCCCAAACGATGGTCACGATCACGGCCGCAACGGGAGATCGAAACGTGACTTGCGGGCCATGCAGGACCGGTATGGCCGCTACCATTACGTCACTACGTTGGTAGAAGTTCAGCCTGGCGGCCAATTCCTGCCGTGGGCCGATGGCTTCTACCGCTATTACCACAAAGGGGTTCTGCAGGGACAAAACATCTACATCGCCGGACTAGACGGTCGCTTTTACCAGGTTTTTCAACCAAACCGGGCTGACATGGCACCCGGCAACGTCTATGTGCAGGGTCGCACAGGCATTCAGGCAACGCAGGCTCCGCCACCGGCTAGCACCAGCCGAAATCCAAGCTTGCCCTATTGGGGTCCCAACCAGAGCGATCAGCCACCCGCCAGTACCGCAGACCCGCGCAAGGCGGATTACCAAAACTTTGGCTGGTTCGATGCCAATCCCGCCCGCCCTGACCAACGGCTAAACCATGCAGCAGCGCATCCTGGGTTCCAGGCGGCACAGCCAGTTAATCCGGGCGCCTTTGGCAGCCATGACCGGCCGAATGAACCCACGCGCCCCCCATATATCCCGAGCGCCACCGGGAGAGATCCAAGCAAGGCGTTTTACGGTTCAAACCAGAGCGATAAGCCGGAAACAGGTACTCGAAATCCTGGCCAGGCGGACAACAACAAATTTCATTGGACCGCCGCCACACGCTCGCCAATGGTGCATTCACCAAGCACGTCGACCAGACGTCTTTCTACCAAGCCGCCTGCGCCACTTTATCAATCGCGCTATGACGAAAACGGCCAGCCTGTTGATGAATCCGAAGACTACACCGCGGTGACCGACTATTACGGCAGAACCATCAAGACGCATGTTGTAGGTTACGACATGAACGGCAAGAAAATATACAGCCACGTCGGCCCCAGAAAACTCATCGGCATGCTTCCAAACAAAACCGCTGTCTATGGAGACTACGAGCGTGTTCTGATCGGCTGGGACGAAAACAGACGTCCGGTTTACCTGGGTGACAATTTCAAGCAAGGCACCATAGATCCGCAATACCTGGGTAGAACAGCCAGCACTCCCTCATATGGCAAGGGATTTGAGTTTGCCGACACGAATTGGTGGGAGCATAACTACACGACCACCACCCGCGCACCACGCATATACATATCCACATCCAGACCCAGCAACTTGAATATATACGACAAGCACGGCCATTTCATTGGTGACGCTGAAACAGGGAGGGCGAGAGGACGGCCAGGCCAGCACACCCATGACGGCCCAGGCAATCGCCTCGGCAATAACGGCGACATACCGGAAACGACCACCAAGGACCCGAGGGCTGCCATCTATCCGGTGGCACTGGATCGCAGTGGCAAGCCCACTCGAATCAATCAAGCGTGGCGCACACCCACGGACAGACTCGCGCCTGACTACGGTCCAAATAACGATCCGGCATACCAGCAGCGATACTCCGCTGCAGGGCGGTCTTCCCAACGCTACGGCAACTCCAGCAACCGGGCCAGCTGGCAGTTGGCCAGACCGAAATATCCACAGTATTTTATCTTTGAAGACATCACATACAGGGCGATGAACCAGGCCTTGGCAACCGTCAGAAGCAAAAGGCAAATTGGGGTTAAATTAACAGAACCTGCCCCGCCCCCATTCAAACCGGCAACAGTACTGTCGACAGTGAAAACCTGGCCGAGTACACCGCACGAAAAAATATCTACAAAATGCAACAGGACCATTTCAACGCCATTACGGGGTTCGAAAAGCCGTTGA
- the adk gene encoding adenylate kinase, whose translation MRLILLGAPGAGKGTQAAFICQKYAIPQISTGDMLRAAVKAGTPLGLQAKAVMESGGLVSDDLIINLVKERLMQPDCEKGVLFDGFPRTIPQADAMKAAGVKLDYVLEIDVPFSDIVERISGRRSHPASGRTYHVKFAPPKIEGKDDATGEDLIQREDDREATVQKRLDVYSAQTRPLVDYYRGWAEQEPAKAPKYRKISGVGSVDEITQRALQALSN comes from the coding sequence ATGAGATTGATCCTGCTGGGCGCGCCGGGCGCCGGCAAAGGCACGCAAGCTGCGTTCATCTGCCAGAAATACGCCATTCCGCAGATCTCCACCGGCGACATGCTGCGCGCCGCCGTCAAGGCCGGCACGCCGCTGGGGCTGCAGGCCAAGGCGGTGATGGAATCCGGCGGCCTGGTCAGCGACGACCTGATCATCAACCTGGTCAAGGAAAGGCTGATGCAGCCCGACTGCGAGAAGGGCGTGCTCTTCGACGGTTTTCCCCGCACGATTCCGCAGGCCGATGCCATGAAGGCGGCGGGCGTGAAGCTCGACTATGTGCTGGAGATCGACGTGCCTTTCAGCGACATCGTCGAGCGCATCAGCGGTCGGCGTTCGCATCCGGCTTCGGGCCGCACCTACCACGTGAAGTTCGCGCCGCCCAAGATCGAGGGCAAGGATGACGCGACCGGCGAGGACCTGATCCAGCGCGAGGACGACCGCGAAGCCACGGTGCAGAAGCGCCTGGACGTCTACAGCGCGCAGACGCGTCCGCTGGTGGATTACTACCGCGGTTGGGCCGAGCAGGAGCCGGCCAAGGCTCCCAAGTACCGCAAGATCAGCGGCGTGGGTTCGGTCGACGAGATCACGCAGCGCGCGCTGCAGGCGCTGTCGAACTGA
- a CDS encoding asparaginase: MADRASQHGYRAGQVPVGQLTQGLALPAGCELLAEQVAQIDSKDMAEAVWLALARRLQHWLAQPEVHGVVVTHGTDTLEETAFFLHAVLQAGKPVVLTGAMKPASDAEPDGPGNLRDAIAVACMPGAQGVLVVFAGRVLAGSEVRKVHPKRIDAFEAGDAGCLARGRAGDWEILRGWPMAGADHVPGALEALQARLEQGGRLPWVAWLSSHAGATGREVRALLAAGVEGLVVAGTGNATLHREMEHALDEARAAGVQVSIGSRCPLGDADPFDRGDRKPALTPAQARIALQLSLLSSTAPAARAA; this comes from the coding sequence ATGGCGGATCGCGCCTCCCAGCACGGCTACCGGGCCGGACAGGTGCCGGTCGGCCAGCTCACGCAGGGCCTGGCACTGCCTGCCGGCTGCGAACTGCTGGCCGAGCAGGTCGCGCAGATCGACAGCAAGGACATGGCCGAGGCGGTCTGGCTGGCGCTGGCCCGGCGCCTGCAGCACTGGCTGGCGCAGCCCGAGGTGCACGGGGTGGTGGTGACACATGGCACGGACACCCTGGAAGAAACCGCCTTCTTCCTCCACGCCGTGCTGCAGGCCGGCAAGCCGGTCGTGCTGACCGGCGCCATGAAGCCCGCGAGTGATGCCGAGCCCGATGGCCCGGGCAATCTGCGCGATGCCATCGCTGTGGCCTGCATGCCGGGCGCCCAAGGGGTGCTGGTGGTGTTCGCGGGCCGCGTCCTTGCCGGCAGCGAAGTGCGCAAGGTCCATCCGAAGCGGATCGATGCCTTCGAAGCCGGCGACGCAGGCTGCCTCGCACGGGGCAGGGCGGGCGATTGGGAAATCCTGCGTGGATGGCCGATGGCCGGCGCCGACCATGTCCCGGGGGCGCTGGAAGCGCTGCAGGCGCGCCTGGAGCAGGGCGGACGGCTTCCGTGGGTGGCCTGGCTGAGCAGCCATGCAGGCGCCACCGGGCGCGAGGTGCGGGCGCTGCTGGCCGCCGGTGTCGAAGGCCTGGTCGTGGCCGGCACCGGCAACGCCACGCTGCATCGGGAAATGGAACACGCGCTGGACGAAGCCCGCGCCGCGGGAGTGCAGGTTTCCATCGGCAGCCGCTGCCCGCTGGGCGACGCCGATCCCTTCGATCGGGGAGACCGCAAGCCGGCGCTGACGCCAGCCCAGGCCCGCATCGCCCTTCAGCTGAGCTTGCTCAGTTCGACAGCGCCTGCAGCGCGCGCTGCGTGA
- the lexA gene encoding transcriptional repressor LexA, with protein sequence MIDTPVLPVKLTARQQQILELIQNAIARTGAPPTRAEIANELGFKSANAAEEHLQALARKGAIELVSGTSRGIRLKHGQMHQAGAGRAHQLMLAIPGLAQLALPLVGRVAAGSPILAQEHVDQTYHVEGSLFQHRPDYLLKVRGMSMRDAGIMDGDLLAVQSTREARNGQIVVARLGEEVTVKRFQRTPHGIELHAENPDYPTIMVAPDEPFEIEGLAVGLIRNTMLM encoded by the coding sequence ATGATCGATACACCCGTCCTGCCCGTCAAACTCACCGCGCGCCAGCAGCAGATCCTGGAACTGATCCAGAACGCCATCGCCCGCACCGGTGCGCCGCCGACCCGTGCCGAGATCGCCAACGAGCTCGGCTTCAAGTCGGCCAACGCGGCCGAAGAGCATTTGCAGGCGCTGGCACGCAAGGGCGCGATCGAACTGGTCAGCGGTACTTCGCGCGGCATCCGGCTGAAGCACGGGCAGATGCACCAGGCGGGCGCCGGTCGCGCCCATCAGCTGATGCTGGCGATTCCCGGCCTGGCGCAGCTGGCCTTGCCGCTGGTCGGCCGGGTGGCGGCCGGTTCGCCGATTCTCGCCCAGGAGCATGTGGACCAGACCTACCACGTCGAAGGCAGCCTGTTCCAGCACCGGCCCGATTACCTGCTGAAGGTGCGCGGCATGTCGATGCGCGACGCCGGCATCATGGATGGCGACCTGCTGGCGGTGCAGTCCACCCGCGAGGCACGCAATGGCCAGATCGTGGTGGCGCGGCTGGGCGAGGAGGTGACGGTCAAGCGTTTCCAGCGTACGCCCCACGGCATCGAGCTGCATGCCGAGAACCCCGACTACCCCACCATCATGGTGGCGCCGGACGAGCCCTTCGAGATCGAAGGCCTGGCTGTCGGGCTGATCCGCAACACCATGCTCATGTAG
- a CDS encoding D-2-hydroxyacid dehydrogenase family protein — protein sequence MNIVILDDYQDAVRKLPCASRLDPYSAKVFTNTVKGIGQLSVRLKDADVIVLIRERTHISRQLIEKLPRLKLISQTGKAGPHIDIAACTERGVAIAEGVGSPVAPAELTWALIMAAMRRLPQYIANLKHGAWQQSGLRSASMPANFGVGVVLRGKTLGIWGYGRIGQLVAAYGRAFGMNVRIWGREASRAKALEDGFQVASSRQEFFEQCDIVTVHLRLNEETRGIVTLDDLSRMKPTALFVNASRAELVEPDALIAGLNRGRPGMGAVDVFETEPPLQGHALLRLENCICTPHIGYVEQDSYELYFGAAFDNVVNYIKGSPTNILNPGALQVRR from the coding sequence ATGAACATCGTGATCCTCGACGACTATCAGGATGCCGTGCGCAAGCTGCCATGCGCCTCTCGTTTGGACCCCTACTCCGCCAAGGTCTTCACCAACACGGTCAAGGGCATCGGTCAGTTGTCGGTACGACTGAAGGACGCCGATGTCATCGTGCTGATCCGCGAGCGCACCCACATCAGCCGGCAACTGATCGAGAAGCTGCCCCGGCTCAAGCTGATTTCCCAGACCGGCAAGGCCGGCCCCCATATCGACATCGCGGCCTGCACCGAAAGGGGTGTGGCGATCGCGGAGGGCGTGGGTTCGCCGGTGGCGCCGGCCGAGCTGACCTGGGCCCTGATCATGGCGGCCATGCGGCGGCTGCCGCAGTACATCGCCAACCTGAAGCACGGCGCCTGGCAGCAGTCGGGGCTGCGCTCGGCCTCGATGCCGGCCAACTTCGGCGTGGGCGTGGTGCTGCGCGGCAAGACGCTGGGCATCTGGGGTTATGGCCGCATCGGGCAGCTGGTGGCGGCCTATGGCCGGGCCTTCGGCATGAATGTCCGCATATGGGGCCGGGAGGCCTCCCGGGCCAAGGCGCTGGAGGATGGCTTCCAGGTGGCATCGAGCCGGCAGGAGTTCTTCGAGCAGTGCGACATCGTCACCGTGCACCTGCGCCTGAACGAGGAGACACGCGGCATCGTGACGCTGGATGACCTGTCGCGCATGAAGCCGACCGCCCTCTTCGTCAACGCCTCGCGGGCCGAACTGGTCGAGCCAGATGCGCTGATCGCCGGCCTCAACCGCGGCCGGCCCGGCATGGGAGCGGTGGATGTTTTCGAGACCGAGCCACCGCTGCAGGGCCATGCCTTGCTGCGGCTGGAGAACTGCATCTGCACGCCGCACATCGGTTATGTGGAGCAGGACAGCTACGAGCTCTACTTCGGTGCTGCCTTCGACAACGTGGTGAACTACATCAAGGGTTCGCCGACCAACATCCTGAACCCCGGCGCGCTGCAGGTCCGGCGCTAA
- a CDS encoding type IV pilus assembly protein FimV, protein MPNRFQVVLGAALCAVAWKAEALSMGPSRGEAIVGQALDLSFDIALDAGSDASSSCVSAELFYGDSRVDPTRVRVTTRAGAQPLQAVVQVSSVLAVNEPVVAVLLRAGCATAVSRRYTLLAGSPIESNTVATLPVNPAAVPQYRPLPAVRESAAPTRRPPVAAAAPSHSRAAARPAVPKAPKVAPEPVRTADSGAAASRPRLELQSPMDWLQEQIVSLRSSDSMATPSLTTTPEQRTLAAAVWRALNTADGTLAPDGDNQQRILTLENQIKTLQTGSRLARGREADLQAQLAEAQSQRDSAWIWMWALSGVVILVLLAAGFLFWRSRGTGRPVWWKSRHQAEFGADAATAFGEGFVDTQPAPVDFLYPHEAGEADTLVPGADAEQAPLMEPMHATAAGAPHAEAPVAPNSAEAAMRAARELRNGSANELADVQQNADFFASLGQYDQAIELLQGYIDSHPGTSPGAYLDLLQLFHTLSLTDPYRKLSADFNAVFNAELPTFATFLKRSRDLFSYEDVLGQIAQNWSRAEVLDLIESFLVRQPDLQAHPPFQLEAYRDLLMLYEVAKLEHGTTAVRLTTPPGLAGFTSTPALAAAVAATPAVEAPAPAPVASSGATIDFALEPGDPLDMPAPFHMQTTDSGLPDLGLPMDFASGAAPARAPHPSLDDIALPEGGPVGARTPAAPADDPHLIDFDMFDVAVPPSDKTPPR, encoded by the coding sequence ATGCCCAACCGTTTCCAGGTGGTACTGGGCGCGGCCTTGTGTGCCGTGGCGTGGAAGGCCGAGGCGCTGTCGATGGGGCCGTCCCGCGGCGAGGCCATCGTGGGCCAGGCGCTGGACCTGAGCTTCGACATCGCGCTGGATGCGGGCAGCGATGCCAGTTCCTCCTGCGTCAGCGCCGAGCTGTTCTATGGCGACAGCCGGGTCGATCCGACGCGGGTGCGGGTGACCACCCGTGCGGGCGCGCAGCCCTTGCAGGCGGTGGTGCAGGTGAGTTCGGTGCTGGCCGTCAACGAGCCGGTGGTGGCGGTGCTGCTGCGGGCAGGCTGCGCCACCGCGGTGTCGCGCCGCTACACGCTCCTGGCGGGCTCGCCGATCGAATCGAACACGGTGGCCACGCTGCCGGTCAATCCCGCGGCGGTGCCGCAGTACCGTCCGCTGCCGGCGGTGCGCGAATCGGCCGCACCGACGCGGCGCCCGCCGGTCGCAGCGGCAGCGCCATCGCACAGCCGGGCAGCGGCCAGGCCCGCGGTACCGAAGGCGCCCAAGGTGGCGCCGGAGCCGGTCCGCACCGCTGACAGCGGCGCCGCCGCCAGCCGCCCGCGGCTGGAGCTGCAGTCGCCGATGGACTGGCTGCAGGAGCAGATCGTCTCGCTGCGGTCTTCCGACAGCATGGCCACGCCGTCCCTCACCACGACTCCCGAGCAGCGCACCCTGGCCGCCGCCGTGTGGCGTGCGCTCAATACCGCCGACGGCACGCTGGCGCCCGATGGCGATAACCAGCAGCGCATCCTGACGCTGGAAAACCAGATCAAGACGCTGCAGACCGGCTCGCGCTTGGCACGCGGACGCGAGGCCGATCTGCAGGCACAGCTCGCCGAGGCACAGTCGCAGCGCGACTCGGCCTGGATCTGGATGTGGGCGCTGAGCGGCGTGGTCATCCTGGTGCTGCTGGCCGCCGGCTTCCTGTTCTGGCGCAGCCGGGGCACCGGCCGTCCGGTGTGGTGGAAGTCGCGCCATCAGGCCGAATTCGGCGCCGACGCCGCCACCGCTTTCGGCGAAGGCTTTGTCGACACGCAGCCGGCTCCGGTCGATTTCCTCTATCCCCACGAAGCCGGCGAAGCCGACACCCTGGTTCCCGGCGCGGATGCGGAACAGGCGCCATTGATGGAGCCCATGCATGCGACAGCCGCTGGCGCGCCGCATGCCGAGGCACCGGTCGCACCGAACTCCGCCGAGGCCGCGATGCGCGCCGCGCGCGAACTGCGCAACGGCTCGGCCAACGAGCTGGCCGATGTGCAGCAGAACGCCGACTTCTTCGCCTCGCTCGGCCAGTACGACCAGGCCATCGAACTGCTGCAGGGCTATATCGACAGCCATCCGGGCACCAGCCCGGGCGCCTATCTCGACCTGCTGCAGCTCTTCCACACCCTCAGCCTGACCGATCCATATCGCAAGCTGAGCGCGGATTTCAACGCGGTCTTCAACGCCGAGCTGCCCACTTTCGCCACCTTCCTCAAACGCAGCCGCGACCTGTTCTCCTACGAGGACGTGCTGGGGCAGATCGCGCAGAACTGGTCGCGGGCCGAAGTGCTGGACCTGATCGAATCCTTCCTGGTGCGCCAGCCCGACCTGCAGGCGCATCCGCCCTTCCAGCTCGAGGCCTACCGCGACCTGCTGATGCTGTACGAAGTGGCCAAACTCGAACATGGCACGACGGCGGTGCGCCTGACCACGCCTCCGGGCCTGGCGGGCTTCACCAGCACGCCGGCGCTTGCCGCCGCCGTGGCGGCGACCCCGGCCGTCGAGGCGCCCGCACCGGCACCGGTGGCCAGCTCCGGCGCCACCATCGACTTCGCGCTGGAACCCGGCGACCCGCTGGACATGCCCGCGCCCTTCCACATGCAGACCACGGATTCGGGCCTGCCGGACCTGGGCCTGCCGATGGACTTCGCCTCGGGTGCCGCGCCGGCCCGTGCGCCCCATCCTTCGCTGGATGACATCGCCTTGCCCGAAGGCGGCCCGGTGGGCGCCCGCACGCCGGCGGCACCGGCGGACGATCCGCACCTGATCGACTTCGACATGTTCGACGTGGCCGTGCCCCCGTCGGACAAGACACCGCCGCGCTGA
- a CDS encoding oxepin-CoA hydrolase, alternative type, with protein sequence MPAEVRSHSHGQTMVVSLHNPEYGNALEPGMYAAAVEALNAAGDNPDVRSAVIVGAGESFCAGARLQQLAQGRGGSRAQQAEAVDGLHLLIDAVSTFPKPVIAAVEGKAAGSGFSLALACDMVVAARDAVFVLSQARLGLTPDGGATWHLARSLPRALALEIALLGERLTAERLYETGLVNRLTATGEALDTALRLAEALNRRAPAALAATRELLARAPSSTLSQQLGAERECFLDCLAHPHAGIGIDAVQHRKESSFD encoded by the coding sequence ATGCCCGCAGAAGTAAGAAGTCACAGCCATGGCCAGACCATGGTGGTCAGCTTGCACAATCCCGAATACGGCAATGCGCTGGAACCCGGCATGTATGCCGCGGCCGTCGAGGCCCTCAATGCCGCCGGCGACAACCCCGATGTGCGCTCGGCGGTGATCGTGGGCGCGGGCGAAAGTTTCTGCGCCGGCGCCCGGCTGCAGCAGCTCGCGCAAGGCCGTGGCGGCTCGCGTGCGCAGCAGGCCGAGGCGGTCGATGGACTGCATCTGCTGATCGATGCGGTCAGCACCTTTCCCAAGCCGGTGATCGCCGCGGTGGAAGGCAAGGCGGCCGGCTCCGGCTTCTCGCTGGCCCTGGCCTGCGACATGGTGGTGGCGGCGCGCGACGCGGTCTTCGTGCTGTCGCAAGCCCGCCTGGGCCTGACCCCCGACGGCGGCGCGACCTGGCATCTGGCGCGTTCGCTGCCGCGGGCGCTGGCACTGGAGATCGCGCTGCTGGGCGAGCGGCTGACGGCCGAGCGCCTGTATGAGACCGGCCTGGTCAACCGGCTCACCGCCACGGGCGAGGCGCTCGATACGGCGCTGCGGCTCGCGGAGGCCCTCAATCGCCGCGCACCCGCCGCGCTGGCCGCGACACGGGAGCTGCTGGCGCGAGCGCCCTCCTCCACCTTGAGCCAGCAGCTGGGCGCCGAACGCGAGTGTTTCCTCGACTGCCTGGCGCATCCTCATGCGGGCATCGGCATCGATGCGGTACAGCACCGCAAGGAGTCTTCGTTCGACTAG